The window AGTCGTGTTAGCTTCATGGTCCCCGAGGGGAACACTCTCGACTACTACTTTGCGGTGGACTCCGCCGACGGGAGGTCGGGGTCATTGCAATGCGAGTTCCGGAGGAATTCTCCTTGGAACAACCGGCTTGCGGAAGCGATATTGCTGGGGCCCGGCGGTGCGGGAATGGAGGTGAGCGGGAACAATTACTCCGCGACCAAGGAGCCGGGTGAATTCGTGCCGGCGGTACTGGCTTCAAAGGGGCCTAACAAGTCGGTGTGGTACCGGATCCAGGCGCCCCCGGGGAACAGTTATCACACGGTGGATGTGAGGGGGTATTGGACGTCGGACAATCTGATCCTTTCGGTTTACCGGGGGACCGCCGCCGGAGGAGTCGCCACATTGCAACCGGTCGCTGGGAATGACGATTACGGTTCCATCTGGAATAGCCGCGTGACCTTCAGTGTCCCGGCATCCAACACCCTCGATTATTTCATCGCGGTGGACGGTTACCAGGGGATGGCCCTGAACTTCGAATTGTCCCTGGCGAGTTCTCCTTCGAATGACCATCTTAGAAACGCGAGCAGGTTGGCAGGCTATGGCAGCTTCCAGGTGTCGAATGCGCTGGCGTCGATCGAAGGGGGCGAGTCTTCCCATGCGTCCTTGCCGTCGCCGACGGCTTCAGTGTGGTATCGCATACCCGCGCCAGCGGCGGGGACGCCATTCACGATCGGCTGCACTGAAGACAGCTACGCTCCGATGGTGTCGGTGTTCCGCGGGCCGGCTGGGGCGGGATTTGCGCAGCTGGTGCCGGTGGCGGGGTGGCACCAGGAGGAAGTGAGCTTTGTGGTGCCGGCGGGACCGGCGCAGGACTACTACCTGGCGGTGGATGGCTACATGGGGGAGACGGGGACGGCGACGATGTACCTGGCCGCGACTCCGCACCAGTCGACGGTGAATGGTTCGCCGGCGGGGGTGTTTCCGGCGAGCAGCCCGACTCCGATGGAGATGTTCGAAGGGGGCGCGGATGCCTTCGACCTGGATGGGTGTTCGGTGCTTTTCATGCCGTATCAGGTGCAGGTGGGCGGATTTCCGGAAACCCACTATCGCTATACCACGGCGCGGATGCGGGAACTTCCGGAGGATCTGTCGAAGGTCAAGCCGCTGGAAGATTACTCCGGTAATACGGATGCCCTAAAGACGCTACCGGCGGGCTTCAAGATTTTTGGCGAGGTCCCTGCCCAGGTGGATCCTGATGAGGAAGTAGCGGTCATTCGCTTCCGGAGCAGCGGGGGCGATCTCCTGGTGCCGGAGATCCGGGTGCTGGGCGGCTTCGAGCTCAATAATTCCATCAGCCGGACCCGGGTGAAGACCGTGCCGGGAAAGACCACGGTGCAGTTCGACTACGGCCTCGGGCGAAGTGTCGAGAGCGGCTCCGGAGGGCATGACGGGATCTGCCAAGTGGAGTTGTTTGCAAACGGCTGGATCCGCCTTTCCTACCTAGGGACGACCTTCAAGGGGGGTAAGGTGGGGCTTTTCAATGGCTATGAGCCGGACGACGAGAGGGATTTCTCGGCGTCGCAACTGGTGATGAAGGATGTGGTGGTGGCGGAGAATGCGGGCAATGCGGTGTTGCAGGCGCGGCGTCCGGCGACGGCGGGAACGGCGCTGGAGCTGCGGGTGACAGCGATCGGTGGGAGCGCGATCGCGGGCTCGGATTTTTCCGCGCCTGCGGAGGTGGCGGTGATTCCGGCGGGGAGCACCACGGTGTCGGTGACCATTCCGCTGATCGCGGATGCGATGGCGGAGAGCGAAGAATACTTCACGCTGCGGGTGGCGGCAGTGGGGCAGCCGGAGTGGGTGCTGGGCGAGGCGCGGGTGTGGATCACGGATGCGACGGCGGCGCAGCCGGGAGGGGTGCCGCGGGTGAGCCTGGCGGGCAATCGCCTGAAGATCACGCCGCCGGGAGGGAGCGCGGCGGGGATCACGGGATTCCGGATCGTGTCGATCGAGGGCGGGACGCTGTCCGTGCCGGGATCGGGGACGGTATTGGCACCGGGCGCGATCATTACGCTGCCTACGGGTGCGGCGGGTCTGATGGCGTCCTCGCCGGGGATGAAGGTGAAGGTGGAGGCGGTCACGGGCACGGGGACGACGCTGGGGTCCACGACGATGGATCTGGATGGGAATGCAAGCGGCCCGGTGATCGGGTTTTCCCGGCAGACCGTGGACGTGAAGGAAGGGGAGATCGCCCAACTGGTGGTGACGGCCACCCAGCCGGGGGCGACGGTGGCGTGCGAGGTGGCGAGCGTGACAACCGGTTCTGCGGCGGGGCCTGCGGATTATTTGTTCCGGCGGCAGACGTTGCAGTTCCACGAGGGCCGGGCGTCGATTGCCATTCCGATCCTGGCGGACGGGATGAAGGAGGGGACGAATGGGATCGAGGAATTCGAGGTGCTGCTTGTGAATCCGTCGTCGGGTGCGGTGCTGGGGCCTGCCTCGGTGGCGAAGGTAAGGATCGCGGATGCGACGGGGCCGATGCGGACGCCGCTGACGCAGCGCTTCGTGACGATGACTCCGTCCGGGAAGAGCTTGCGGTTGGCACTGGATCCGGAGGAATTCGGGGAGGAGCATCTTGGCAAGGTCTGGCGCTTCACCGGGGAGCCGGCGTGGCGTGCCAGCGGGACCAATGCGTGGAACGTCCGCAAGGGGCTGCACCGCGTCCAATTCCGGGCACCCGCGGGCATTGGAGTCGAGCAATTCGAGGATTCGAATCCTGAGTTCAGGCAGGGGTTCGACGTGTTCATGGCGCCGCCGTTTTATGTGGACCAAGGGATGTCCAGCCCCTTGTATGCGCTGGATGTCGCTTGGCAGGATTTCTTTCCGGAGATGTATCAATGGGAGGATGGGGACCTGCCGGTGTCGCCCGATGGCTTCCTGAAGGTGACCTTCAGTCCGGCGGCACCCGCGACCGGGCGGTGGCGCTTGCTGGGTGAGGATGATGGTGATTGGCGGATCTCGGGGGCTACGGCGACGCTGCCGGAAGGGAAGCACTTGATCGAATTCAAGGACGGACTGTCCGGCTATATGGCACCGGCCCTGCGTCCGGTGGAGGTGCTGGGCGGGGAGACGGCGAGCGTGACGACCGCGTATCGCACGCGGCCTGGGACTGCGGCGCTGCCGACGGTGGTGGCAGATGCGAGCCTGAAGACCTCGACGACTTCGATCCCGGATTTCCAGGCCATCCCGATCCAGGAGCAGCGGGGGACTTTTTCGGTGTCCTTTGAGTTTTCGCCGCAGGCGGATTCGAGCGGCGACCTGGACACGCTGGTGGGCCTGTCGGCGAACAAGGTGACGAACTTCAGCCAGATGTCCGCGGTGATGAGGACGCATTCCGACCAGAACTACTTCGAGGGATGGGAGGAGGCGCTGGGCACGAGCCCGAAATTCACGGCGGCGACTCCGAGGCTGACGGTCGAGTCGGGGAAGTGGTACTTCGTGGAATTCCTGGTGGATGTGGCGGGCGCGAAGTACGATCTGGTGGTGACGCCGCCGGATGGTCCGGCGGTGACGGTGCTGAGTTCGGCGAGCTTTCGCGTGGCATCGGCCGGTGCCACGCCGGCGAGCGAGCTGCGGTACCTGGTGACGCACTCGGAGGATGGCAGCCACCGGTTGCGGAACCTGCGGGTGGAGCCCTGGACTCCGACGAAGCCTTCGTGGTGGACGCGTGAGTTTCCGGCCCAGACCGGGGACTTCAATCTGGCACTGACGGTCAACGGGCTTTTCAGCGTGGAGGATGACGTGGGCTATTTCTACGCGGATCTGGGGCTGTCGGATGGAAAGATCGCCCCGGACGTGGAGCTTGAACAGATCGAGATCAAGCTTCCGCTTTCTGGCGATATCTACCTGAGCAAGGTCGAGCTCTCGCTGCAGGTGGATCTGGCGAATCACACGTATACGATTTCAAACTTGAAAGGGGATGAATCGGTGAGCGGGACCTTGCCCGCGTCATTTACGCGGGCGGATCGCTTGCATGTGCGGGCCAGCTATGATGACGGGGAGCCGATCGAGGCGGTGATCGACATGTCCCTGCCGCCGCATGCGGTGGCGCCGTCGGGGAATGTGAGTGCGAATTATGTGCCGGAGAATTGGCTGCACATCCCGATCGATCCACAGGGGGAGACGTCGCGATTTTCCTTCGAGTGCGATGTGACGACGAACGGGGAGAGGGTGGGCACGGGGGACCTGATCGACAGCATCGTCGGGCTGGGCGATGCGCGGGTGACGATCGCGAATGGCTGGCCGAATGTGCCGGTGACCTTGCGGGCGAAGCTGTCTTCCTCGGGCGTGGGGGTGTGGGACGCACACACGGGTGGCCCGGGCTCGAGCACCTTCAGCGCGCAGGGGTCAGCGCCGGTGGTAGATGGGCGGAGCTATCGTCTGAAGTTCGTGGTGGATATGACGACGAAGCGGTTCAGGGCCACGGTGCAGCCGGAGAACGGTCCGCCGGTGGTGATGACGGAGGATGCGCCTTTCCGGAAGGCCGGGGTGACGGAGATCCGCTATCTGATCCTGCGAAATGTGCAGGGGCGATTGGCGGTTTCCAATATCCGCGGGCCACTGCCGCATCCGGATGATGCACCGCTGGCCTTCACGGGGCAGATCGAGAGCGACCTGGGATTTGGCAGCGGGGTGGTGGTGGCGGATCATGCGGTGCTGACGACGGCGCGGCTGGTCTTCGATCCGGCGAAGCTGGCCTTCGTGCCGAAGGTGGTGTGGCGGCTCCCGGGGGGCGGTGGCACGGCGGTGCCGGACATCAATGAGCCGGCGAGCATCCTGCTGCTGACGGGCTATGCGCCGGTGCTGTTAGAAGCGAGTGCGGGGACGCCGGCGGCGGATGAGGTGGATCTGGCGGTGCTGGCTTTCCGGCCGATGACGCTGCCGGATCATGACAATGCGCCTGGGCAGGGGGGATACAGTGGCTTCGCGGTGGATCTGGGGACGGCGACGTGGGCGGGCCCGGGGCAGACGCGGGTGCTGACGTCCTTCCCGATGGCGGGGGTAGCGAAGGAGAATCACGGGCGGCTGCACCGGAGGGATGTGTCCTCGCCGACCTTCAGCACGCTTTCGACGACGCTGCGGCAGGTGGCGAGCGGGCTGGAGGTGCCGCCGGGATCGGAGGGGGCACCGCTGTTCGTGCGGCAGGCAGACTTGAGTTATGTGCCGGCGGCGATTTGTGTGGGAGCGGCCTCCGGCCAGCCCCGGTTCCGTGCGATCGACGAGTCGGTGGCGAGCGCTATCTATCAGGCCAATGAGTTCCAGCGCCTACTGAGCAGCACCCAGGAGCTGATCAAGGGGGGCGTGTATTATATCGAGTCAAAGCTGGCGGGTACGCTGGACGCGAACCGCGGGCACATCTTTTCGGAGTCGCTTCCGCGAGAGGCCAAATGGGAGGTGGTCAATGGACGCTACAGCAACGATCCTCCGCTGGTTTTGTCCGGCTTGGATACGGCGAGCGTACCTGGGGGGGAATTTGTTGTGACCTTCAGGAGGCCGCCGGAAGGCTTCGTGTTCAATGAGGAGATCGAGTTCGATTCGGAGAATGCCGACGATCCGGATGAATGGCGCAAGCTGGAGTCCTGGGTGGGCCGGGACGACGAGTGGTATCTGCCGGAGGTATACGTTCGCGAGCCGGCGGCGAAATACACCAATTGGGTAGCCACCTACTTCCGTGATGCCGAGCAGGAGGATCCGGCGGTGACGGCTCCCAATTCACGAAGCACCTTCCTGGGGGTGGAGAACGTGATGGCCTATGCGTTTGGCTTCGATCCGGGCGAGCAGTTGACGTGGGCGTGCGATCCCAGCGGCCTGAAGCCGGGGTATCCCATCCTGCGCCGCGGGGCCGACGGCCGGAACTATATGGAGTTCCTGCGGCGGAAGGATGACAGCCTGCGCTACATTGTGGAATCCTGCGAGAACCTCTCGGGGCCGTGGCCATGGCCATGGACTTTTGAAGCCGGGTGGCCTCATGTTGGGACTTCGATCCTGACCGGCGATTCGTCGGATCCCTGGCAGCATGTCCGGATTCCGCTGGACGAACTCGGGCCGGGTGCCGCCCGCGGGTTTTTCCGGGTCAGGGTCGAGTTCGACAACTAATCGGTGCGATGAAGTCGCAGCGAGGGAAGATAGCCTCCCGGTAGTCTGGCAGCTCCACCGCGTCCGGAGCGTATGAAGCTGCCGGGCGCGCTACCGCCATTGGCGTCGATCCAATCGGTACACTCGGGCTGCAAGGAATCGGTCACATCGATGGGTGCGATTTCCAACTGACCCTCGGCACCGGAGAGTGCGGCCTGTGAGTCAATGCTAACTTGTCCATCCGCGGCGAACTGTGACGACGCGGTCACGGTCGACTGGTTGGAGAGGAAGCTTGCGGAACCGATCTGGATACTCCCGCCATCGCCTCTTTCGGCATTGGCGCTGACGCGGGAGTGGTCCAATAGCACGTTCCACGCCTTGCTGATGACGATGTCGCCGCCTTCGTTGTCGGCCTCCGCGACGATTTCGGCATTCCGGAAGTCCAGCAAACTTCCGCCCTCGATTCGCAGCTCGCCGGCGTTACCCGCCGCGGACGAAACTTCGATGCGACCGCCATCCACGATGAGACGAGTCGGATCCAGGATCACGCTGCCTGCAAATCCACCGTTGGGGGCGGGGGAGCGGTTGGTGCTGCTGATGGAAGCTCCATTGAGGATGCGGATGTTCCGCCCGCTGACGTAGACATCGCCGCCTGTCCCGCTGCCGGCTCCGATGGTGGCGGCGGCAATTCCAGATTCACCGGTGAACAGGAATGGCGTCTCCGTTCCGACGCCGGAGGCATATAGCTGGCGAACGTTGACGCGGACGGATCCGGCATCGCCACTGCCACGGCTGCT is drawn from Luteolibacter arcticus and contains these coding sequences:
- a CDS encoding Calx-beta domain-containing protein, which gives rise to MPPPTPQAPREIRRGLLSRILRLALFLMMPVMVGGVLCAAPANDKFTSAVTLNPTAQGVTITSNNFLGTVEEGEFCPEDMGSPARSVWYRFVSPAGGTRIELNTNGSDFDTKISLYRGTATAGVAGVGAVIGDDDGGEGFCSELVYTIPAGDLSDYFIAIDGKDGDMGNFRLNLNPVGTEEPDSPPENDRLADAFSLSFQDGYAYDSGYHPYATVETGEFANPGLPAPVRSVWYRIPSPPQGASYTVVAGKRYSLADAVISVYRGNASAGVASLTPVTGNDNWQGNVWSRASFAVSGPSGQDYFIAVSTKVATAGWVYLDVFSAPENDNLAAAQTLEQLDLTVEGRNIEATVEAGELSPAGLPAAARTVWYRLPAPATARRFRLTTSGSEFDPVVSAYRGSAVGGVGQLVPVTGDNDSGDGLESRVEFVVTGAGNVDYFIAVGGVGGASGSFNLNLVATPENDHLAAASVVDLKDGYDSFSSNNTLATWQAGESPYSGLGSATRSVWYRIPAAPGGMTIQVDAESDAFDTNLSVYRGSASATVSQLVPVTGDNDSGDGTDSRVSFMVPEGNTLDYYFAVDSADGRSGSLQCEFRRNSPWNNRLAEAILLGPGGAGMEVSGNNYSATKEPGEFVPAVLASKGPNKSVWYRIQAPPGNSYHTVDVRGYWTSDNLILSVYRGTAAGGVATLQPVAGNDDYGSIWNSRVTFSVPASNTLDYFIAVDGYQGMALNFELSLASSPSNDHLRNASRLAGYGSFQVSNALASIEGGESSHASLPSPTASVWYRIPAPAAGTPFTIGCTEDSYAPMVSVFRGPAGAGFAQLVPVAGWHQEEVSFVVPAGPAQDYYLAVDGYMGETGTATMYLAATPHQSTVNGSPAGVFPASSPTPMEMFEGGADAFDLDGCSVLFMPYQVQVGGFPETHYRYTTARMRELPEDLSKVKPLEDYSGNTDALKTLPAGFKIFGEVPAQVDPDEEVAVIRFRSSGGDLLVPEIRVLGGFELNNSISRTRVKTVPGKTTVQFDYGLGRSVESGSGGHDGICQVELFANGWIRLSYLGTTFKGGKVGLFNGYEPDDERDFSASQLVMKDVVVAENAGNAVLQARRPATAGTALELRVTAIGGSAIAGSDFSAPAEVAVIPAGSTTVSVTIPLIADAMAESEEYFTLRVAAVGQPEWVLGEARVWITDATAAQPGGVPRVSLAGNRLKITPPGGSAAGITGFRIVSIEGGTLSVPGSGTVLAPGAIITLPTGAAGLMASSPGMKVKVEAVTGTGTTLGSTTMDLDGNASGPVIGFSRQTVDVKEGEIAQLVVTATQPGATVACEVASVTTGSAAGPADYLFRRQTLQFHEGRASIAIPILADGMKEGTNGIEEFEVLLVNPSSGAVLGPASVAKVRIADATGPMRTPLTQRFVTMTPSGKSLRLALDPEEFGEEHLGKVWRFTGEPAWRASGTNAWNVRKGLHRVQFRAPAGIGVEQFEDSNPEFRQGFDVFMAPPFYVDQGMSSPLYALDVAWQDFFPEMYQWEDGDLPVSPDGFLKVTFSPAAPATGRWRLLGEDDGDWRISGATATLPEGKHLIEFKDGLSGYMAPALRPVEVLGGETASVTTAYRTRPGTAALPTVVADASLKTSTTSIPDFQAIPIQEQRGTFSVSFEFSPQADSSGDLDTLVGLSANKVTNFSQMSAVMRTHSDQNYFEGWEEALGTSPKFTAATPRLTVESGKWYFVEFLVDVAGAKYDLVVTPPDGPAVTVLSSASFRVASAGATPASELRYLVTHSEDGSHRLRNLRVEPWTPTKPSWWTREFPAQTGDFNLALTVNGLFSVEDDVGYFYADLGLSDGKIAPDVELEQIEIKLPLSGDIYLSKVELSLQVDLANHTYTISNLKGDESVSGTLPASFTRADRLHVRASYDDGEPIEAVIDMSLPPHAVAPSGNVSANYVPENWLHIPIDPQGETSRFSFECDVTTNGERVGTGDLIDSIVGLGDARVTIANGWPNVPVTLRAKLSSSGVGVWDAHTGGPGSSTFSAQGSAPVVDGRSYRLKFVVDMTTKRFRATVQPENGPPVVMTEDAPFRKAGVTEIRYLILRNVQGRLAVSNIRGPLPHPDDAPLAFTGQIESDLGFGSGVVVADHAVLTTARLVFDPAKLAFVPKVVWRLPGGGGTAVPDINEPASILLLTGYAPVLLEASAGTPAADEVDLAVLAFRPMTLPDHDNAPGQGGYSGFAVDLGTATWAGPGQTRVLTSFPMAGVAKENHGRLHRRDVSSPTFSTLSTTLRQVASGLEVPPGSEGAPLFVRQADLSYVPAAICVGAASGQPRFRAIDESVASAIYQANEFQRLLSSTQELIKGGVYYIESKLAGTLDANRGHIFSESLPREAKWEVVNGRYSNDPPLVLSGLDTASVPGGEFVVTFRRPPEGFVFNEEIEFDSENADDPDEWRKLESWVGRDDEWYLPEVYVREPAAKYTNWVATYFRDAEQEDPAVTAPNSRSTFLGVENVMAYAFGFDPGEQLTWACDPSGLKPGYPILRRGADGRNYMEFLRRKDDSLRYIVESCENLSGPWPWPWTFEAGWPHVGTSILTGDSSDPWQHVRIPLDELGPGAARGFFRVRVEFDN